From Actinopolymorpha cephalotaxi, one genomic window encodes:
- a CDS encoding ATP-binding cassette domain-containing protein, whose protein sequence is MRVSGAAEHNLRDVDVTFGPGLTAVVGVSGSGKSSLAFDVVYNEARRRFVETLALGRGRARVPAANVRRIDGLGPAVSVAQNVLNLNPASTVATSVGLHPFVRILYARFADVTCPRCSTPVRAVPEEQRLTIALDMLQDANALAVEVAIVHGRHGSHARLLSGLRGVFDHVTIDGRRWAAKRSSTIPRLDPATAHDIVVRVATLHAGMPAAEVRATLEHADALGTPEVRLGGTPVLRAPICPSCGAWVRPLEPSAFRNAEVDTSSHRIAGITLTELLARSVGEVLRFVEQLPVGVRAARVRDEMLRRLRPLATLGLGHLSLDRSMPSLSRGEEQRTRLAIVLGGRLEDLLHVLDEPTIGLHHTDLERLLDAIASLPGPVLMVEHDRTAIAMADEVVEIGPAGGRGGGELVFQGSPAALWRSDTASGRGFSASTRAPRTPRTIGDRRVGITGANLRNLCDVDCEIPLGALTVITGPSGAGKTTLARDVLLASLREHAPVGCATFDAPAVRTVAVDQKPLGNNPRSNPATYTKVFDRIRDVFANETGRPASEFTFNRPEGACPDCEGMGSVAVGLSDLAPIWVPCETCEGSRYRPEVLQSTWQGRSIADVLELSVDEAAALFAEHPPVTRVLRTLQEVGLGYVTLGQPSPSLSGGEAQRVRLAREVTKARTGDLVLLDEPTTGLHPADLGRLLTVLDRLTVNGCTVVVVEHQADVIAAADWRIDLGPGGGPAGGRLQHCGPPVAEKQPTVRPRATPRAGRRSSDAVRVRGARAHNLQGVDVDFAKGRFTVVTGVSGSGKSSLVRDVLAAEADRRLLECLSVYERQSVREGPEAPVDSLSGLGPTMTINASGTIADAGGPGRWDAARTTVGRSSDLDRLISLVLARAGVRSCLACGGDNVRRSAPTPEAVWACGDCATSAVPIEPRHLMGSPAAVCPRCVGLGVEREYDWERVIVRPDVPLATGVFGGSLAWFRAGRAGIAGFDATLAASARRHRFDPRTTPWSKMSDEARHAVLFGEHDSTDEFSQTSRVGLNHWAQSDLGGTETTVFACRECGGKRVRAAYLAIRLASRDRHDLFSAPFAELEGVLTSMAEPDDQHAADARTVALHRLGFLRSVGLGYLNLNRATWSLSAGEAQRVKLASVLGGGLVGMTILLDEPSRGLHPAEVGALAKTLTELRDAGNTVIAVEHDPTLIRAADDVLEIGPGPGRAGGRVVDLASEESVTRAVRDGRVSVPRRERRRETTEWMHVTGARENNLCGLDVRIPLGVQVGVCGVSGSGKSSLVVDTIALGLARPKTNIAGVGVIRVQPGLHDAISGAPARTVVADQAHAEITSPGMFLGLVNAVRKAFAASEVAREQGITTKDLTYGCDACRGKGTWQEGMSFLPSVTQTCEACGGSGYRREVAALVERGRTLAGIEALTISELLQEWGDIDAVRRAGDAAVALGLGYLIVRQPGWSLSGGEAQRLKLTKELARPTKAGSLYVLDEPSVGLQVTDVAVLARTLDTIIEAGNTILVVEHDPLLLATCDWLIELGPGAGPDGGEIVFAGTPEQLAEAGTATAPYVREVLA, encoded by the coding sequence TTGAGGGTTTCCGGTGCCGCCGAGCACAATCTGCGGGACGTCGACGTGACCTTCGGCCCGGGGTTGACCGCCGTCGTCGGCGTCTCCGGGTCGGGGAAGTCCTCGCTGGCGTTCGATGTCGTCTACAACGAGGCGCGGCGGCGGTTCGTCGAGACGCTCGCACTCGGGCGGGGCCGGGCACGCGTACCGGCCGCGAACGTCCGCCGCATCGACGGGCTCGGGCCGGCGGTGTCGGTCGCCCAGAACGTGCTCAACCTCAACCCCGCGTCCACGGTGGCGACGTCGGTCGGCCTTCATCCGTTCGTGCGGATTCTCTATGCCCGCTTCGCCGACGTCACCTGCCCACGCTGTTCCACACCTGTCCGCGCGGTGCCGGAAGAACAACGGCTGACGATCGCGCTGGACATGCTCCAGGACGCGAACGCTCTCGCCGTCGAGGTCGCCATCGTGCACGGGCGGCACGGCAGTCATGCGCGCCTGCTCAGCGGCCTGCGCGGCGTCTTCGACCACGTGACGATCGACGGCCGGCGGTGGGCGGCCAAGAGGTCGAGCACGATCCCTCGGCTCGACCCGGCGACGGCGCACGACATCGTGGTGCGGGTCGCCACCCTGCACGCCGGAATGCCGGCCGCGGAGGTCCGTGCGACGCTCGAGCACGCCGATGCGCTGGGCACGCCCGAGGTACGCCTGGGCGGTACGCCGGTGCTGCGCGCGCCGATCTGCCCAAGCTGCGGTGCGTGGGTTCGGCCACTCGAGCCTTCGGCGTTTCGCAACGCGGAGGTGGACACGTCGTCGCATCGCATCGCCGGCATCACCCTGACCGAACTGCTGGCCCGCTCGGTGGGTGAGGTGCTGCGGTTCGTCGAGCAGCTACCGGTCGGGGTTCGCGCGGCGAGGGTTCGAGACGAGATGCTGCGGCGGCTGCGGCCGCTGGCCACGCTGGGACTGGGCCATCTCAGCCTCGACCGGTCGATGCCGTCCCTGTCACGCGGGGAGGAGCAGCGGACCCGGCTCGCCATCGTGCTGGGAGGCCGGCTCGAGGACCTGCTGCACGTCCTCGACGAGCCGACCATCGGGCTGCACCACACCGATCTCGAGCGGCTCCTCGACGCCATCGCGTCGTTGCCGGGCCCGGTGCTGATGGTCGAACACGACCGCACCGCCATCGCGATGGCCGACGAGGTGGTCGAGATCGGCCCTGCCGGAGGACGCGGCGGCGGCGAACTCGTCTTCCAGGGTTCACCCGCCGCGCTGTGGCGCTCCGACACCGCGTCCGGCCGCGGCTTCTCCGCGTCGACCCGTGCCCCGCGTACGCCCCGCACGATCGGGGATCGGCGTGTCGGCATCACCGGCGCCAATCTGCGTAACCTGTGCGACGTCGACTGCGAGATCCCGCTCGGGGCACTCACCGTCATCACCGGCCCATCAGGAGCAGGCAAGACCACGCTCGCTCGTGACGTGCTGCTGGCCTCCCTGCGAGAGCACGCACCGGTGGGGTGCGCCACGTTCGACGCACCGGCTGTGCGCACGGTGGCCGTCGACCAGAAGCCTCTTGGCAACAACCCGCGTTCGAACCCCGCGACCTACACGAAGGTGTTCGACCGGATCCGCGACGTGTTCGCGAACGAGACCGGGCGACCGGCGTCGGAGTTCACGTTCAACCGACCCGAAGGGGCTTGCCCGGACTGCGAGGGGATGGGGTCGGTCGCCGTCGGCCTCAGCGACCTGGCGCCCATCTGGGTACCGTGCGAGACCTGCGAGGGCAGCCGGTACCGGCCCGAGGTCCTCCAATCAACGTGGCAAGGCCGGTCGATCGCCGACGTGCTGGAGTTGAGCGTGGACGAGGCCGCCGCGCTGTTCGCCGAGCATCCGCCGGTGACGCGCGTACTCCGGACCCTGCAGGAGGTCGGGCTCGGCTACGTCACGCTCGGGCAACCCTCACCCAGCCTGTCCGGAGGCGAGGCGCAGCGCGTACGGCTCGCTCGCGAGGTGACCAAGGCCAGGACCGGGGATCTCGTACTGCTCGACGAGCCCACCACCGGGCTTCACCCCGCCGACCTGGGCCGGCTCCTGACCGTGCTGGACAGGCTGACGGTCAACGGCTGCACGGTGGTCGTCGTCGAACACCAGGCCGACGTGATCGCCGCCGCCGACTGGCGCATCGACCTCGGCCCCGGCGGTGGCCCAGCCGGCGGCCGGCTGCAGCACTGCGGCCCTCCCGTCGCCGAGAAACAACCGACGGTGAGGCCTCGTGCCACGCCGCGGGCCGGCCGGCGGTCCAGCGACGCCGTACGCGTACGGGGCGCCCGCGCCCACAACCTGCAGGGTGTCGACGTGGACTTCGCCAAGGGCCGGTTCACGGTCGTGACCGGTGTGTCGGGCTCCGGAAAGTCGTCGCTGGTCCGCGATGTCCTGGCGGCCGAGGCCGACCGGCGGCTGCTGGAGTGCCTGTCGGTCTACGAGCGCCAGTCGGTACGTGAAGGCCCGGAAGCTCCGGTCGACTCACTCAGCGGGCTGGGCCCGACGATGACCATCAACGCTTCCGGCACGATTGCCGACGCCGGAGGCCCCGGTCGCTGGGATGCCGCCCGGACGACCGTCGGCCGGTCCAGCGACCTCGACCGCCTCATTTCCCTCGTCCTGGCACGCGCCGGTGTGCGCTCATGCCTCGCATGCGGTGGCGACAACGTTCGCCGTTCCGCACCGACGCCGGAAGCTGTGTGGGCATGCGGCGACTGCGCGACGAGCGCGGTGCCGATCGAGCCGCGTCATCTCATGGGCTCGCCCGCCGCCGTCTGCCCGCGGTGCGTGGGCCTCGGCGTCGAGCGCGAGTACGACTGGGAGCGCGTGATCGTTCGCCCCGACGTACCGCTGGCCACCGGCGTCTTCGGTGGCAGCCTGGCCTGGTTCCGCGCCGGGCGCGCCGGCATCGCCGGGTTCGACGCGACGTTGGCCGCGTCCGCCCGACGTCATCGATTCGACCCGCGTACGACGCCGTGGTCGAAGATGAGCGACGAGGCCCGTCACGCGGTGCTGTTCGGCGAGCACGACAGCACCGACGAGTTCTCCCAGACCTCCCGGGTGGGCCTGAACCACTGGGCCCAGTCGGACCTGGGTGGCACGGAGACCACGGTGTTCGCCTGCCGGGAGTGCGGCGGCAAGCGGGTACGCGCTGCCTACCTGGCGATCCGTCTAGCGAGTCGCGACCGCCACGACCTGTTCTCGGCGCCGTTCGCCGAACTCGAAGGCGTACTGACGTCGATGGCCGAGCCGGACGACCAGCACGCGGCCGACGCGCGCACCGTTGCGTTGCATCGCCTCGGCTTCCTGCGATCGGTCGGGCTCGGCTACCTCAACCTGAACAGAGCGACCTGGTCGCTGTCCGCGGGCGAGGCGCAGCGGGTCAAGCTGGCGTCGGTGCTCGGTGGCGGCCTCGTCGGCATGACCATCCTGTTGGACGAGCCGAGCCGCGGCCTGCACCCGGCAGAGGTGGGCGCACTCGCCAAGACCCTGACCGAGCTGCGCGACGCCGGCAACACCGTCATCGCCGTCGAACACGACCCCACCCTCATCCGCGCCGCCGACGACGTCTTGGAGATCGGCCCTGGTCCAGGACGAGCCGGCGGGCGCGTCGTCGACCTCGCGAGTGAGGAGTCGGTCACCCGGGCTGTACGCGACGGAAGAGTGTCGGTGCCTCGCCGCGAACGGCGGCGCGAGACGACGGAGTGGATGCACGTCACCGGTGCTCGCGAGAACAACCTGTGCGGCCTCGACGTACGGATCCCGCTCGGCGTACAGGTCGGCGTCTGCGGGGTGTCCGGCTCCGGGAAGTCCTCACTCGTCGTCGACACCATCGCGCTGGGTTTGGCGCGACCGAAGACCAACATCGCCGGTGTCGGCGTCATCCGCGTCCAGCCGGGGCTCCACGACGCCATCTCCGGCGCGCCCGCCCGCACGGTCGTCGCCGACCAGGCCCACGCCGAGATCACCTCCCCCGGCATGTTCCTCGGACTCGTCAACGCGGTCCGCAAGGCGTTCGCCGCGAGTGAAGTGGCTCGGGAGCAGGGCATCACGACCAAGGACCTCACCTACGGCTGCGATGCCTGCCGCGGCAAGGGGACCTGGCAGGAGGGCATGTCGTTCCTGCCGTCGGTGACCCAGACCTGCGAGGCGTGCGGCGGTTCCGGCTACCGCCGCGAGGTCGCCGCCCTCGTCGAGCGGGGCCGAACCCTCGCCGGCATCGAAGCCCTCACCATCAGTGAACTCCTGCAGGAGTGGGGCGACATCGACGCCGTACGCCGCGCCGGTGACGCCGCCGTCGCGCTCGGCCTCGGCTATCTGATCGTCCGCCAACCCGGTTGGAGCCTCTCCGGAGGCGAAGCCCAACGGCTCAAGCTCACCAAGGAACTCGCCCGCCCCACCAAGGCGGGCAGCCTCTACGTACTCGACGAGCCGTCCGTCGGCCTGCAGGTGACCGACGTCGCGGTGCTCGCCCGCACCCTCGACACGATCATCGAGGCAGGCAACACCATCCTGGTCGTCGAGCACGATCCTCTCCTGCTCGCGACCTGCGACTGGCTCATCGAGCTCGGTCCCGGCGCCGGACCCGACGGTGGCGAGATCGTCTTCGCCGGCACGCCCGAACAGCTCGCCGAGGCCGGCACCGCAACCGCGCCGTACGTCCGTGAGGTCCTCGCATGA
- a CDS encoding GAF domain-containing protein gives MRVLVAAFEDVGGSRRPAGGLHRLDAVVEIAVRVPSGPVWASVTLASADRFWTCAASHESARQADEVQYALASGPCVDAILDDMVYHVRDVAHDPRWPAFARAAARPPVACMLSCPMVVMPVPGRDLRASLNIYAGRRSALDDEAVGFLLLLAAYGDLVASVVEDARRRARVRGFDFRGLL, from the coding sequence ATGCGAGTTCTGGTGGCCGCCTTCGAGGATGTCGGCGGCAGCCGTCGTCCGGCCGGAGGCCTGCATCGTCTGGACGCGGTCGTCGAGATCGCCGTTCGGGTGCCGAGCGGACCGGTGTGGGCCAGCGTCACCCTGGCGAGTGCGGACCGGTTCTGGACCTGTGCAGCCAGCCATGAGAGTGCTCGTCAGGCGGACGAGGTGCAGTACGCGCTGGCCTCGGGCCCGTGTGTGGACGCCATCCTCGACGACATGGTGTACCACGTTCGCGACGTGGCACACGACCCCCGGTGGCCCGCCTTCGCACGTGCCGCGGCCCGCCCGCCGGTCGCCTGCATGCTCAGCTGTCCCATGGTGGTGATGCCCGTACCCGGCCGCGACCTGCGGGCGAGCCTGAACATCTACGCCGGCCGGCGGAGTGCCCTCGACGACGAGGCAGTGGGGTTCCTGCTGCTCCTGGCGGCCTACGGAGACCTGGTCGCCTCTGTCGTCGAGGACGCCCGCCGCCGCGCACGGGTTCGGGGGTTTGACTTCAGAGGACTGCTCTGA
- a CDS encoding sensor histidine kinase, translated as MSVASGGTLAAVLERIVRRAVDLVDATYGALGVIGPDRTLAEFHYVGIADDLRAQIGDLPTGKGILGLLIDEPRPIRLHRLSGHPSSSGFPPNHPPMASFLGVPIRIRDEVYGNLYLTEKTGGAEFTARDEEVVVALAAAAGIAIQNARLYGETSRRSRWLAASSEVTSRLLGGEEWLESLDLIAERAAVVGESDVAVLALPADNGDELVVHAAYGTGARGMAGRVLPVAGTWMDAVMNRGVPELRHGDLAEIGRPEPDRPSPVENGSVLAVPFAMARERAGLLLLCRAESRPPYEPADLDMAGNFAEKAGLALHYVRTQDERRRLAVLEDRDRIARDLHDQVIQRMFAIGLGLQGVARRSTRPDVIERIQRYVEDLDATIREVRKAIFFLQEAGGPPTLRRRLLDITDELAVPLGFEPRITMDGPLDTVVPESLHPDLQSALREALTNVARHARATSVEVRVVLDAASRRLELHVEDDGIGIAADPARRSGLANLAHRAERLEGSCLSEPRSSGGTRLVWWVPVLRD; from the coding sequence ATGTCCGTAGCCAGCGGCGGCACTCTCGCCGCGGTCCTGGAACGCATCGTGCGACGCGCCGTCGATCTCGTCGACGCCACGTACGGCGCGCTGGGGGTGATCGGGCCGGACCGCACGCTGGCCGAGTTCCACTACGTCGGCATCGCCGACGACCTGCGCGCCCAAATCGGCGATCTGCCTACCGGCAAGGGAATTCTCGGACTCCTGATCGACGAGCCCCGGCCGATTCGGCTGCACCGGCTGAGCGGCCATCCCAGCTCGTCGGGTTTCCCGCCGAACCATCCGCCGATGGCGTCGTTCCTCGGCGTCCCGATCCGGATCCGTGACGAGGTCTACGGCAACCTCTACCTGACCGAGAAGACAGGTGGGGCGGAGTTCACGGCCAGGGACGAGGAGGTGGTGGTAGCTCTGGCAGCCGCCGCGGGAATCGCGATCCAGAACGCCCGGCTGTACGGCGAGACCAGCCGGCGCAGCCGTTGGCTCGCCGCATCCAGCGAGGTGACGAGCAGGCTGCTCGGCGGCGAGGAGTGGCTGGAGAGCCTGGACCTCATCGCCGAACGTGCCGCGGTCGTGGGCGAGAGCGACGTCGCGGTCCTGGCTCTGCCGGCGGACAACGGTGACGAGCTCGTCGTGCACGCCGCCTACGGCACCGGGGCTCGAGGCATGGCCGGCAGGGTGCTGCCGGTGGCGGGCACCTGGATGGATGCCGTCATGAACCGTGGAGTGCCTGAGCTGCGCCACGGCGACCTCGCCGAGATCGGCCGGCCCGAACCCGATCGGCCGAGCCCGGTCGAGAACGGCTCGGTGCTGGCGGTGCCGTTCGCCATGGCGCGGGAGAGGGCGGGGTTGCTTCTCCTGTGCCGCGCGGAGTCTCGTCCACCCTACGAGCCGGCGGACCTGGACATGGCCGGCAACTTCGCCGAGAAGGCCGGACTCGCGCTGCACTACGTACGTACGCAGGACGAGCGTCGGCGGCTCGCGGTACTGGAGGACCGCGACCGGATCGCGCGTGACCTGCACGACCAGGTGATCCAGCGGATGTTCGCGATCGGCCTCGGCCTGCAGGGAGTTGCGCGCAGGTCGACCCGTCCCGATGTGATCGAACGCATCCAGCGATACGTCGAGGACCTTGACGCCACCATCCGCGAAGTCCGCAAGGCGATCTTCTTTCTGCAGGAGGCCGGCGGTCCACCGACGCTGCGGCGCCGACTGCTCGACATCACCGACGAACTCGCCGTCCCGTTGGGTTTCGAGCCGCGGATCACCATGGACGGTCCGCTGGACACCGTTGTGCCCGAGTCGCTCCACCCGGACCTGCAGTCCGCCCTCCGTGAGGCGCTGACGAACGTCGCGCGGCATGCGCGGGCGACCTCGGTGGAGGTTCGCGTCGTCCTCGACGCCGCCAGCCGCAGGCTCGAACTCCATGTCGAGGACGACGGCATCGGCATCGCCGCGGACCCCGCACGCAGAAGCGGCCTCGCCAACCTCGCTCACCGTGCCGAGCGGCTCGAAGGCTCCTGCCTGTCCGAGCCCAGGTCCAGCGGCGGGACCCGGTTGGTGTGGTGGGTCCCGGTCCTGCGTGACTGA
- a CDS encoding response regulator: MTIRVFVVDDHQVVRAGIRELLHDEPDLEVVGEAGTAAQARARVPALRPDVAILDVRLPDGNGVEVCRDIRAATEPPPACLMLTSYSDDQALFDAIMAGAAGYLLKQIDSEAIVSAIRHVAAGGSMLDPALTAAVLDRLRKPPPEDPRYATLTDKEREILELVADGLTNKQIAKELFLAEKTVKNYVSAILRKLGMERRTEAAVFAVELRQNSRPSH; the protein is encoded by the coding sequence ATGACGATTCGCGTGTTTGTGGTGGACGACCACCAGGTGGTGCGCGCCGGGATCCGTGAGCTGCTGCACGACGAGCCCGACCTGGAGGTCGTCGGCGAAGCCGGCACCGCGGCCCAGGCCCGCGCGCGGGTGCCCGCGCTTCGTCCGGACGTCGCGATCCTCGACGTACGTCTGCCCGACGGCAACGGAGTCGAGGTCTGCCGTGACATCCGCGCCGCCACCGAGCCACCGCCGGCCTGCCTGATGCTCACGTCGTACTCCGACGACCAGGCCCTCTTCGACGCCATCATGGCCGGGGCCGCCGGCTACCTTCTCAAGCAGATCGACAGCGAAGCCATCGTGTCGGCGATCCGCCACGTCGCCGCCGGTGGGTCGATGCTCGACCCTGCACTGACGGCGGCGGTCCTCGACCGGCTGCGCAAACCCCCGCCGGAGGACCCGAGGTACGCGACGCTGACCGACAAGGAACGCGAGATTCTCGAGCTCGTGGCCGACGGCCTGACCAACAAGCAGATCGCCAAGGAGCTCTTCCTCGCCGAGAAGACGGTGAAGAACTACGTCTCGGCGATCCTGCGCAAACTCGGCATGGAGCGCCGTACAGAGGCTGCCGTGTTCGCGGTGGAACTCCGCCAGAACTCCCGACCCAGCCACTGA
- a CDS encoding DoxX family membrane protein, which translates to MPGAPSAWTGRILAVLRIGLGFVFLWAFTDKLFGWNYATPPARSWLNGGSPTRGFLGGVQAGPFQSVFHSWAGAGWADWLFMLGLLGVGVAVVAGVGLRLAAVAGSVMMVLMWAAEWPMAHLSSAGTPTMSTNPFVDYHLLYALLLVLFAVANAGAVWGLGGAWAKVGLVDRNRWLS; encoded by the coding sequence GTGCCCGGCGCTCCGTCGGCGTGGACCGGACGGATCCTCGCCGTCCTGCGGATCGGCCTGGGGTTCGTCTTCCTGTGGGCGTTCACGGACAAGCTCTTCGGCTGGAACTACGCCACACCGCCCGCGCGGTCCTGGCTCAACGGAGGCTCGCCCACCAGGGGGTTCCTCGGCGGAGTCCAGGCGGGACCGTTCCAGTCCGTGTTCCACAGCTGGGCGGGCGCCGGCTGGGCCGACTGGCTGTTCATGCTGGGACTTCTCGGAGTCGGAGTGGCCGTCGTCGCCGGTGTCGGACTGCGCCTCGCCGCGGTCGCGGGCTCGGTCATGATGGTGTTGATGTGGGCCGCGGAGTGGCCGATGGCGCACCTGAGCTCCGCCGGTACGCCCACGATGTCGACGAATCCGTTCGTCGACTACCACCTCCTCTACGCCCTGCTCCTGGTCCTCTTCGCCGTCGCGAACGCCGGAGCGGTCTGGGGCCTCGGCGGGGCCTGGGCCAAGGTCGGGCTCGTCGACCGCAACCGGTGGCTGAGCTGA
- a CDS encoding Acg family FMN-binding oxidoreductase — MNDAPGPELTAEERELLLRAAIRAPSMHNTQPWRFAFRDRTVEVYRDIDRELAAEDPDGRLAMLGVGAAVLNLRVAAATLALSTTTVLLPDPGRPTLTVRLTLGTGGGEGTELAGLFPSIPSRRTNRHPYAERAIAPAVRAELAQAAAAEGARLYWANEDQVRWLQHLAGDADRFEEQDLHRIVERGAWVGGDRDRDGVPSASLGPRPAELSSPVRDLAVDPADRARSTARFEDHPQLAVLATAEDGPRSWLVAGQALQRVLLVATRNGLAASLLNQLVEHQPFRELLYAPSAGPTAPQAVLRLGHGRAVAATPRRPAEAFVLRDNETP, encoded by the coding sequence ATGAACGACGCACCGGGCCCGGAGCTGACCGCCGAAGAACGTGAACTCCTTCTCCGCGCGGCGATCCGGGCGCCGTCGATGCACAACACCCAGCCGTGGCGGTTCGCGTTCCGGGACCGCACCGTCGAGGTCTACCGCGACATCGACCGGGAGCTGGCCGCCGAGGACCCGGACGGGCGGCTGGCCATGTTGGGGGTGGGTGCCGCCGTCCTCAACCTGCGGGTCGCCGCGGCGACGCTTGCGCTGTCGACGACGACAGTCCTGCTCCCGGACCCGGGCCGGCCCACCCTGACGGTCCGGCTGACCCTGGGCACCGGAGGCGGTGAGGGCACCGAACTGGCAGGCCTGTTCCCGTCCATCCCGAGCCGCCGGACCAACCGCCACCCGTACGCGGAACGTGCCATCGCCCCGGCCGTGCGAGCAGAACTCGCGCAGGCGGCCGCCGCCGAAGGCGCACGGCTGTACTGGGCGAACGAGGACCAGGTGCGCTGGCTGCAGCACCTGGCAGGCGATGCCGACCGCTTCGAGGAACAGGACCTGCACCGCATCGTCGAGCGGGGCGCGTGGGTGGGCGGTGATCGGGACCGCGACGGCGTACCGTCGGCGTCCCTCGGACCCCGGCCGGCAGAGCTGTCGAGTCCAGTCCGCGACCTCGCCGTCGATCCCGCCGACCGGGCGCGCAGTACCGCGAGGTTCGAGGACCACCCACAACTGGCGGTGCTGGCGACGGCGGAGGACGGCCCCCGCAGCTGGCTGGTCGCGGGCCAGGCTCTGCAACGCGTGCTCCTGGTCGCCACCCGCAACGGCCTCGCCGCGTCCCTGCTCAATCAGTTGGTCGAGCACCAGCCGTTTCGCGAACTGCTGTACGCCCCGAGCGCCGGGCCGACCGCTCCCCAGGCGGTGCTCCGGCTCGGGCACGGGCGAGCCGTCGCGGCCACGCCACGGCGGCCGGCAGAGGCCTTCGTTCTTCGTGACAACGAAACGCCGTGA